CCGAAGGTCGCCAAGTGCAGCAACGTCGATTGTGGGCTTACCGTCTTCCGTGGCAAGGGGGAGAAGCAACTCACCGACAGCCAGATTACCGACCTTGTAACCAAAGGCAAAACATCCCTTATCAAAGGCTTCAGGAGCAGGGAGGGCAAGCCCTTCGATGCGTACCTCACCTTCGACAAGGACTTCCGCACCGTGTACGGGTTCCCGCCCCGCACGGACAAGCCCAAAGGAAAGGAGCGCAGGCGATGAACGGCATCGGTTGGATCACCGTGGCGGAAGCCGCCCGGCTCTGCGGCACGGACGAGCTGCGCATCACCCTCTGGATGAACGGCAACCACATCGCCTACGCCCGTTTCGACGGCATCCTGATGATCGACGGCGCATCCATTGCCGCCCTGTTCAGCCGCAACCGGGTCGCCACCATCTACGAGGACGTGGCACAGCAGCGGGGCAAGCCCGGCAGACCGGGCAGGCTCCGCCGCCTGCTCGACACCCCGCTTGATGCCTTCGGCTTGTCGCAGCGCATTGTCCGGGCGTGCCGGGAACTGGGCGTCTTCACCGTGGAGCACCTGCTCGTCCACCTCCGCCGCTTCCGCTTCTCCCGCCTGTACTGTGTCCGCAACTTCGGCAGCGGATCGGCAGCCGAGACCCTCCGGCGGCTCCGGCAGGACGGCTTGACAGACGACGGCAGCCCACGGGATTTCAAGGTCTTGTACCCGTAATCCCGGCAATATTCACTATCTTTGTCAGCCGATTATATAAGAAGGCGGATTTGTCTTTCCCATAACCGACTGGCAAATACTCGAAAGGATTTCGAACCTATTCTGTTCATAATATGAAGCGTTCCATTTCCCTTTAAACAGCCTTTTTACAGCTCAAAAAGGGTTAAATGCTTGAATTTGTGGACATATATTCGAAAAATATTGTATTTTTGTACCCGAAAATAGGACAACAATGGCTAAAAAGCACTCATTATCTGTTGAAAACATAGATCAGGTTGCTATTGATTTTATAGCGACAAAACCTTCATATTCAATCAAAATAACAGATTGCCAAGAAGGTAAATTAAAAAAAATAGCAATAACTCATAATAAGGAAACAGGTATCTTAAACTGTTTTATTAATGGCGGGCAAGTTTCTTACAGTACGCAAGGAAAAGCACATTTAAAAGGAATATGTGAAGAATGTTGGAACGTTATCCTTCAAAATACTTCAATTCCTTGCCCTGATAAGAAAAGCTTTACGGCAAAAGGAATAAGTGAAGAAGATTTTGATGCTTTTATAGATGTATTATCGGAAAGTGATGAAATCGAAATAACTACGGTCAATACAGATAACAATCCTGCTATCAGGAACCAATATCATTTAAAGGGGAAATATGATGCCAAGGTATCTATTATTTTTTATAATAATGGGACTTTATTTTTACAGGGAGCTGTAACAGCTTTTTATATTGAGCTTATTACAGAAATAATGGAGACAATATCTTCTGTTCCAACCGAAGTAATGGAAGACTTCTTGGCTATTCAACCTTTAGTTGGATGTGTGATAGAAAAAGATTTGAATAAGCATTTCACGAAAACTGAAAACATTGAAGGAAGTATTCTTGAAGATTTTCTGAAAACATCTATTGCTCTTGCTAACTCCGGTGTTGTGGTTGATGATTACGGGTGTTATACATTCGGTATAATGAAGGCTTTGGATGGCTTGATTAGCAAAAGACTCTTGGAAGACGCACCGGATTTTAAAGATTATGGTACATATTTTGAGAGAGGTAAAGACGGAAACTACCATTTTTTGGAGAATGTGGGAACTTACAATGGTAATCCCTCGTTAAAAAGAGCATTGGAAAAAGCGTATGACTTTTATAACAAGAATCGGCATACAACTTTCCATATTGATCGCAGGAACTTAGAAACAAGCAGAACCTTATATTATGATGAAGCGGTAAACATAATAAAGGACGGACTTGTTATTATAAATGACTTATGTACTAATTGGTAAAGAAATGAAGACAAAAGATTATCAAATAATCTCTTTAGGAGAACGAAGTTTTTTAGTAGTAGTTCTGTCATTGGAAATGACGGATTACTATTGGACTGCTCTCCAATCAGAATTGGCAAAATATAATGTTGCCGATGCTGAAGTTTATTTTGATTTTCTATACCGTAACGGATTAAAAAATAGATTTTTCAAAACTAAGCTCATGGGAGTTAGTCTATTGAATAATTCTTTGAGAAAATGTAAAGCTACACAAGAGTGTATTAGTGCTTCTGATAAATTCTTTACTTTGCATAAGGATGTGATTGAACATAGCGTATTATCGTCTATTCAAAAAACATTCTTTAGAAAGAAATTAGACAGAACTAATATTCTTCCGACAAATGTACTTTAACATTATAAAGGAATCAATATATTAGAACAAAAGGTGCATCAATGATGCACCTTTTGTTTATACTTCAAATTTAGGCAACGGTATTACCTAAATTTAATATTCTTTTGTCTTTCAAAGAATTTACCTTATCTTTGCACCAATAGAACCCGCCAAGCCTCTTGATAATGCTCAAATAGGCGGGTCGTTTTTTATTCTGCTTTAGAATACCACTATAATGAAATTATAATAAATGAATAGAACGATGAAAAAACAGGCTATTCATTCGGGCAAAGGGCAGGCTGACTTCATCTTGACATTGAACAAACTGGAGGTCGGTACGTTGTTGTATGCCGATAATGTTTGGTTTTTCTCTTACTCGGAAGAGTTCAAGAGGCAGAGAGACATCCTGCCGTTGGTAAATTTCCCGACGGTAGATAAAGAATACTCATCCAGCGAGTTGTGGCCCTTCTTTGTTTCCCGCATACCGAGCCGTGCACAACTCCAAGCTCCCAAAGGTACAGAAAGGCAGGATTTGGTTTCTCTGCTTAAAAACTACGGTCGTAAGACGATAGCGAACCCGTATCAACTCATTCCGGCTTAGAACGATAACATACTTACCCCGCTTCCCGTCCGTTCAGCGTACTTTGGGTAAATCTCTTATAAGAGTGCGGCAACCGATTGTCGTACTCTTGTTATATATTCCCGTTGTCATTCCAAGAATTTTATGTAATTCTGGAATAGTTTTCTTTTCGCCTTATTATAAAGGCTTTGGGAGGAATGCCCGATTTTGAGGTAACGAGTTGGCAACCGTGCTTATTGCTGCGCTCTGCTGTGAGTTGCTATCAAGTCAGTCGTTCTATGCGCAAATATATGAATAAAAATCAAATTGTATTATATAAAAATGGAAATTGAAGGTTAGTCAAAGACGAAACGGCAAAAAATTAAATGTAAAATCAACGCACTCTTAGGTTTATCATGAAAAACTATCCATATTATATATCTATAAACATTTATAATTAGATATATATGATATACGGATACATTAGAGTAAGCAGTGACAAGCAGACGGTAGAAAACCAACGTTTTGAAATCAATAATTTCTGCGACAATCAAAACATGAAAATTGATGGTTGGATTGAGGAAACCATTAGTGGAACAAAAGCCTACAACAAACGGGAACTTGGAAAGTTGCTCAACAAAGTACAGAAAGATGATTTGATTATCTGTGCTGAATTGTCCAGATTGGGCCGTAATCTCTTTATGATAATGGAAATTCTGAATATTTGCATGGGCAAGGAATGTAGGGTTTGGACTATCAAGGACAACTATCGGTTGGGGGAGGACATTCAAAGTAAGGTGTTGGCTTTTGCTTTTGGACTGTCAGCTGAAATTGAGCGTAACCTTATTAGCCAACGAACCAAAGAAGCTTTGGCACGAAAAAAAACAGAGGGGGTGGTATTGGGACGTCCTAAAGGGAAAAAGAGTGCTCCAGAGAAGTACAAGCTCCACGATAAGAAAATTCTCATACAAGAACTATTGAAAGCAGAAGTTTCACAGCGCAAAATCGCTAAAATTTGTAAAGTGGATAGAAATACGCTCGCCCGATTTATCAAGACTTTTATGGTAGAAACATAAGGAGCGATTTTGTGCAGCAAGAGTGTGTGGTGTGCGACTTCGTTTCCTCAGATTCGTGGGTGATACTCTCGCCTATTGAGCAGAGTATCAAACGGAAAATTGATGCTGTGGGAACTCCATTGAAGGACTGGAACATTCAAATCAACTACGGTATTAAGACAGGATTCAATGACGCATTTATCATCAACACTAAAAAGCGTGATGAGATATTGGCGAATTGTCAGACAGAAGATGAGCGTCAAAAAACGGCTGAACTTATACGACCGATTCTCCGTGGCAGGGATATCAAAAGATATGAATATGAGTGGGCGGACTTGTGGATTATAGCCACATTTCCTTCGCGGCATTATGATATAGAAAGTTATCCTGCGGTGAAAAATTATCTTCTGTCAATTGGCATAGAGCGTTTGGAACAAACAGGAGAAACTCATATTGT
The Bacteroides caecimuris DNA segment above includes these coding regions:
- a CDS encoding master DNA invertase Mpi family serine-type recombinase; its protein translation is MIYGYIRVSSDKQTVENQRFEINNFCDNQNMKIDGWIEETISGTKAYNKRELGKLLNKVQKDDLIICAELSRLGRNLFMIMEILNICMGKECRVWTIKDNYRLGEDIQSKVLAFAFGLSAEIERNLISQRTKEALARKKTEGVVLGRPKGKKSAPEKYKLHDKKILIQELLKAEVSQRKIAKICKVDRNTLARFIKTFMVET
- a CDS encoding type II toxin-antitoxin system RnlB family antitoxin; translated protein: MKTKDYQIISLGERSFLVVVLSLEMTDYYWTALQSELAKYNVADAEVYFDFLYRNGLKNRFFKTKLMGVSLLNNSLRKCKATQECISASDKFFTLHKDVIEHSVLSSIQKTFFRKKLDRTNILPTNVL
- a CDS encoding HipA N-terminal domain-containing protein, producing MKKQAIHSGKGQADFILTLNKLEVGTLLYADNVWFFSYSEEFKRQRDILPLVNFPTVDKEYSSSELWPFFVSRIPSRAQLQAPKGTERQDLVSLLKNYGRKTIANPYQLIPA
- a CDS encoding type II toxin-antitoxin system RnlA family toxin, producing the protein MAKKHSLSVENIDQVAIDFIATKPSYSIKITDCQEGKLKKIAITHNKETGILNCFINGGQVSYSTQGKAHLKGICEECWNVILQNTSIPCPDKKSFTAKGISEEDFDAFIDVLSESDEIEITTVNTDNNPAIRNQYHLKGKYDAKVSIIFYNNGTLFLQGAVTAFYIELITEIMETISSVPTEVMEDFLAIQPLVGCVIEKDLNKHFTKTENIEGSILEDFLKTSIALANSGVVVDDYGCYTFGIMKALDGLISKRLLEDAPDFKDYGTYFERGKDGNYHFLENVGTYNGNPSLKRALEKAYDFYNKNRHTTFHIDRRNLETSRTLYYDEAVNIIKDGLVIINDLCTNW